Proteins encoded by one window of Chitinispirillales bacterium:
- the mnmE gene encoding tRNA uridine-5-carboxymethylaminomethyl(34) synthesis GTPase MnmE: protein MNKTIVALSSAQGTGAVAVIRMSGGNAVEIFSKSIKNYENFDFKHSHIKRFTLAGKNNEIIDDVMAAVFFAPKSFTGENVIEIFCHGGQITVERIIKRMIELGAVAAGKGDFTKRAFLNGKIDLHKAEAINAVISAKDYYSHKNAMALYNGEGREFFDEIKNKLQNILVEIESEIEFWETDDLKQESDNREKIKEILTDVSQKISIQKEKYTQLKKIKNGIPVVLVGRTNAGKSSLFNCLFNENRVIVSEKAGTTRDIITETISFNDIVIRLFDTAGFSKSDDEIENEGIKRTKKEIEKALAALWVISPDDSEFKNDYELIKNIPILIAILNKTDLLQNDKQIEFLKKNNIEYLKISALQNFGIQNVVSSLTSQIEKKLPEKSYNTFLTSQREAEIIKNMLEIMNFTDVSQNIEIVAENIRETLKTLNEIYGFLAPDEIINKIFDSFCIGK, encoded by the coding sequence ATGAATAAAACGATTGTCGCATTGTCGTCGGCTCAAGGAACGGGAGCGGTCGCAGTTATCCGAATGAGCGGCGGCAATGCGGTTGAGATTTTTTCAAAATCAATAAAAAATTACGAAAACTTTGATTTTAAACATTCGCATATAAAGCGATTCACACTTGCCGGTAAAAACAACGAAATAATTGACGACGTTATGGCGGCGGTATTTTTTGCACCGAAATCATTTACCGGCGAAAACGTAATAGAAATTTTTTGCCACGGCGGACAAATCACGGTTGAGCGGATAATCAAACGAATGATTGAACTTGGCGCTGTAGCGGCAGGTAAAGGCGATTTCACAAAACGAGCGTTTTTGAACGGTAAAATCGACTTGCATAAAGCGGAAGCTATAAACGCGGTAATTTCGGCGAAAGATTATTATTCTCACAAAAACGCAATGGCGCTATACAACGGAGAAGGACGCGAATTTTTTGATGAAATTAAAAACAAATTACAAAACATTCTTGTCGAAATCGAAAGCGAAATCGAATTTTGGGAAACCGACGATTTAAAACAAGAATCTGACAACCGCGAAAAAATTAAAGAAATTCTGACGGACGTTTCTCAAAAAATTTCAATCCAAAAAGAAAAATACACACAATTAAAAAAAATCAAAAACGGCATTCCGGTAGTACTTGTCGGTCGAACAAATGCCGGAAAAAGTTCGCTTTTTAATTGTCTGTTCAACGAAAATCGGGTAATTGTAAGTGAAAAAGCCGGAACTACAAGGGATATAATCACTGAAACGATTTCTTTTAACGACATTGTTATAAGATTATTTGATACCGCAGGATTTAGTAAAAGCGACGATGAAATTGAAAACGAGGGAATAAAAAGAACAAAAAAAGAAATTGAAAAAGCGCTTGCGGCGTTGTGGGTGATTAGTCCTGACGATTCTGAATTTAAAAATGACTATGAATTGATTAAAAATATACCTATCTTAATAGCGATTTTGAACAAAACCGATCTTTTACAAAATGATAAACAAATTGAATTTTTAAAAAAAAACAACATAGAATATTTAAAAATTTCGGCATTGCAAAATTTCGGCATTCAAAACGTCGTGTCGTCGTTAACATCGCAAATTGAAAAAAAACTCCCTGAGAAAAGCTACAACACTTTTTTAACAAGTCAAAGAGAGGCGGAGATTATTAAAAATATGCTTGAAATTATGAATTTTACAGACGTTTCGCAAAATATTGAAATAGTTGCGGAAAATATTCGCGAAACTCTTAAAACACTTAACGAAATTTACGGTTTTTTAGCGCCGGATGAAATAATCAACAAAATATTCGATTCTTTTTGCATAGGAAAATAA